One region of Parambassis ranga chromosome 12, fParRan2.1, whole genome shotgun sequence genomic DNA includes:
- the LOC114443830 gene encoding E3 ubiquitin-protein ligase MARCH3-like isoform X2, whose amino-acid sequence MTSHCTLLPEVLPNQCLSAHVSFQPEQDTGEPPLPGKTMEECSVSTGDQPQYYTQVSTKLDANLMSSGMDACTKQRGVPENPMCRICHDSGAQEELLSPCECSGTLATIHRSCLEHWLSASGTSYCELCHYQFTVQRKSRPLLEWLQNPGLRQEKRTLFGDMVCFLLITPLATISGWLCLRGAIDHLHFSSRLEAVGLITLTVALFTIYLFWTLVGVSQVSLSTVQ is encoded by the exons ATGACCAGTCACTGCACATTGTTGCCAGAAGTTTTGCCAAACCAGTGCCTGTCTGCCCATGTGAGTTTCCAGCCTGAGCAGGACACTGGTGAGCCACCTCTCCCAGGTAAAACCATGGAGGAGTGCAGTGTGTCCACCGGTGATCAGCCTCAGTATTACACACAGGTGTCAACCAAGCTCGATGCTAACCTGATGTCTTCAGGGATGGATGCTTGCACCAAGCAGCG TGGTGTGCCAGAGAACCCCATGTGCCGTATCTGTCACGACAGTGGagcccaggaggagctgctgtcccCCTGTGAATGTTCTGGGACCCTGGCTACTATCCACCGCAGCTGCCTGGAACACTGGCTGTCTGCCTCAGGGACCAGTTACTGTGAGCTCTGCCACTACCAGTTCACTGTGCAGAGAAAGTCCAGGCCACTGCTCGAG TGGCTGCAGAACCCAGGTCTCCGCCAAGAGAAGCGCACACTGTTTGGTGACATGGTGTGCTTCCTGCTCATCACTCCTCTTGCCACTATCTCCGGCTGGCTCTGCCTTCGTGGTGCTATAGATCATCTTCACTTCTCCAGCCGGCTGGAGGCTGTGGGGCTCATCACACTGACTGTGGCTCTTTTTACCATTTATCTCTTCTGGACTCTGGTTG GTGTCTCTCAGGTATCACTGTCGACTGTACAGTGA
- the LOC114443830 gene encoding E3 ubiquitin-protein ligase MARCH3-like isoform X1 encodes MTSHCTLLPEVLPNQCLSAHVSFQPEQDTGEPPLPGKTMEECSVSTGDQPQYYTQVSTKLDANLMSSGMDACTKQRGVPENPMCRICHDSGAQEELLSPCECSGTLATIHRSCLEHWLSASGTSYCELCHYQFTVQRKSRPLLEWLQNPGLRQEKRTLFGDMVCFLLITPLATISGWLCLRGAIDHLHFSSRLEAVGLITLTVALFTIYLFWTLVSLRYHCRLYSEWRQSNQKVVLLLPRSHSEGSALQSLQGCQQGKQLSKESIV; translated from the exons ATGACCAGTCACTGCACATTGTTGCCAGAAGTTTTGCCAAACCAGTGCCTGTCTGCCCATGTGAGTTTCCAGCCTGAGCAGGACACTGGTGAGCCACCTCTCCCAGGTAAAACCATGGAGGAGTGCAGTGTGTCCACCGGTGATCAGCCTCAGTATTACACACAGGTGTCAACCAAGCTCGATGCTAACCTGATGTCTTCAGGGATGGATGCTTGCACCAAGCAGCG TGGTGTGCCAGAGAACCCCATGTGCCGTATCTGTCACGACAGTGGagcccaggaggagctgctgtcccCCTGTGAATGTTCTGGGACCCTGGCTACTATCCACCGCAGCTGCCTGGAACACTGGCTGTCTGCCTCAGGGACCAGTTACTGTGAGCTCTGCCACTACCAGTTCACTGTGCAGAGAAAGTCCAGGCCACTGCTCGAG TGGCTGCAGAACCCAGGTCTCCGCCAAGAGAAGCGCACACTGTTTGGTGACATGGTGTGCTTCCTGCTCATCACTCCTCTTGCCACTATCTCCGGCTGGCTCTGCCTTCGTGGTGCTATAGATCATCTTCACTTCTCCAGCCGGCTGGAGGCTGTGGGGCTCATCACACTGACTGTGGCTCTTTTTACCATTTATCTCTTCTGGACTCTG GTGTCTCTCAGGTATCACTGTCGACTGTACAGTGAGTGGCGTCAGTCTAATCAGAAggtggtcctcctcctccccagaTCACACAGCGAAGGATCAGCGCTGCAGTCTTTACAGGGCTGCCAGCAAGGGAAGCAGCTGTCCAAAGAGTCCATCGTCTGA